Proteins from one Polynucleobacter wuianus genomic window:
- a CDS encoding lysylphosphatidylglycerol synthase transmembrane domain-containing protein, with amino-acid sequence MSSIPESTPETPCGWKSILKRAWPTIRILLSIALLWKATSGIDWHTLLDSEIKMQPMWLIAAAVAICCAFICGGLRWGFLMRSVGFQGSLKTYVALYFAGGLINQGLPSTLGGDSYRAITATHLTSAGNLSETKELNEELHHSVDLEHATPKLRLSFAMVLVDRLLGLAGNNLLGGLGLILGGATLAVWGQDLGYAVVAIMVLAGLVIAFVLAWTPTRQLLQKLLDRLRMNNAMPGIHLAFSWPMNIPQALFAIGIHGFIILAFGFCLRAYGAEAPVSSLMIGLPALSLLLMLPISISGWGLREATLSSVLALWGVNPSLTVLASMSYGAITVISVLPGAYFLLKRK; translated from the coding sequence ATGAGTTCAATACCCGAATCCACCCCTGAAACCCCATGCGGGTGGAAATCAATTCTCAAGCGGGCATGGCCCACTATTCGAATTTTGCTGTCAATTGCCCTACTCTGGAAAGCAACCAGCGGAATTGATTGGCACACCCTATTAGATTCCGAAATCAAGATGCAGCCAATGTGGCTCATCGCAGCCGCGGTAGCAATTTGTTGTGCCTTTATTTGTGGTGGTTTACGCTGGGGATTTTTAATGCGCAGTGTGGGCTTTCAAGGCAGCCTTAAAACATATGTCGCACTTTACTTTGCGGGTGGCTTAATAAATCAAGGTTTACCAAGTACGCTCGGTGGAGATAGCTACCGCGCCATCACCGCAACCCACCTGACCAGCGCCGGAAATCTGAGCGAGACAAAAGAGCTTAATGAAGAACTTCATCACTCCGTTGATTTAGAGCATGCGACCCCCAAACTTCGTCTGAGCTTTGCAATGGTATTGGTGGATCGCCTATTGGGTTTGGCTGGCAATAACTTACTTGGTGGATTAGGCTTGATTCTCGGTGGCGCAACACTCGCAGTTTGGGGGCAAGACTTAGGTTACGCAGTGGTAGCTATCATGGTTTTAGCGGGCCTTGTTATTGCTTTCGTTTTAGCATGGACGCCTACTCGCCAGCTCTTGCAAAAATTACTGGATCGCTTGCGCATGAATAATGCAATGCCTGGCATTCACCTGGCTTTTTCATGGCCGATGAATATTCCCCAAGCGCTGTTTGCAATCGGCATACATGGTTTCATTATTTTGGCCTTTGGTTTTTGTCTTCGCGCATATGGTGCTGAAGCGCCTGTCTCTAGCCTGATGATTGGCCTGCCTGCATTAAGTCTTTTGCTGATGCTACCAATTAGTATTTCCGGCTGGGGCTTGCGTGAAGCTACTTTATCTTCCGTGCTAGCTTTATGGGGCGTCAATCCCTCCTTAACAGTATTGGCCTCCATGAGTTACGGCGCCATTACAGTTATCTCAGTGCTACCTGGTGCGTACTTTTTACTAAAACGAAAATAA
- a CDS encoding glycosyltransferase family 39 protein — protein sequence MRQQSPSSWAAICVCIAALVHFALGFAIEFSVDEAHYVLYAQHLAWSYFDHPPLVGWIQWPLVTLTSCEGIIRLLPELLWILSCYLVYQVTLEVHHFIQGRNTGYLTSALPSANTCGLMAVLAIIAAPMPHVLAIGLLPDTLLAPLSLGLMLVALRWLIKDHFSIADWLVTGVLLGLAGLSKYTAAFTAIALLLIFLSNPRKPWINKLGFWIAVVVALILISPVLYWNWINDWISFKYQMAHGAGSVWLWRRLGAYLGIQVLVFGPLMILGAYLFVKHFIHGTKLSLLALLGFFVIPFVVFISLSGGGGLPHWTSPAWFCLAPFAGIGLAKAWSTQHHHLIRILFITQIAICCMGFTYVLSGGISSAAFKSNPIADLYGWKLAGQRAAELTQASKANGIAVQNWTLGSRAAWYAQPIPVFVLDARKDQFDLWFGQLPRGANILLINWSGMSFAPPVGSGPAFERCEPLETLEIERFGQILSKFDFSLCRNWQGPELTE from the coding sequence ATGCGCCAACAATCCCCTTCAAGCTGGGCCGCAATCTGTGTCTGCATTGCAGCGCTAGTCCATTTTGCCCTAGGCTTTGCGATTGAATTCTCGGTCGATGAGGCTCACTACGTTCTGTATGCACAGCATCTTGCCTGGAGCTATTTTGATCACCCTCCTCTAGTAGGTTGGATTCAGTGGCCACTAGTTACACTTACCTCTTGCGAGGGGATCATCCGATTGCTTCCGGAATTACTCTGGATCCTCTCTTGTTACTTAGTCTATCAAGTGACTTTGGAAGTGCATCACTTCATTCAAGGTCGGAATACTGGCTACCTTACCAGCGCATTACCTTCAGCCAATACTTGCGGTCTTATGGCAGTACTTGCCATCATTGCCGCACCAATGCCTCATGTATTGGCGATTGGATTATTACCAGATACATTACTTGCGCCATTAAGTCTTGGTCTGATGCTCGTGGCCTTACGCTGGTTAATCAAAGATCATTTCAGCATTGCAGACTGGCTGGTTACTGGAGTATTGTTGGGATTGGCAGGCTTAAGTAAATACACCGCCGCATTTACCGCTATTGCCCTCCTGCTCATTTTTCTAAGCAATCCTAGAAAGCCATGGATTAATAAGCTTGGTTTTTGGATTGCTGTGGTTGTTGCTCTTATCTTAATCAGTCCCGTGCTCTATTGGAATTGGATAAATGATTGGATTTCCTTTAAATATCAAATGGCCCATGGGGCTGGCAGCGTGTGGCTTTGGCGTCGACTAGGCGCTTATTTAGGTATTCAGGTTTTGGTCTTTGGACCTTTGATGATTTTGGGTGCTTATCTCTTTGTTAAGCACTTCATTCACGGCACCAAACTTTCTTTATTGGCACTGCTCGGATTCTTTGTGATCCCTTTTGTAGTATTCATAAGTCTCTCTGGTGGTGGTGGCTTGCCACATTGGACATCACCCGCATGGTTTTGCTTGGCACCATTTGCTGGAATTGGTTTAGCAAAAGCGTGGTCAACACAACATCATCACCTCATTCGAATTTTATTCATTACACAGATAGCAATATGTTGTATGGGTTTTACTTATGTTCTTTCTGGTGGCATCAGTTCGGCAGCATTTAAATCTAATCCAATTGCAGATCTCTATGGCTGGAAACTCGCAGGTCAAAGAGCGGCTGAGTTAACGCAAGCAAGCAAAGCAAATGGGATTGCTGTTCAAAACTGGACTTTAGGCAGTCGCGCGGCTTGGTATGCCCAACCCATCCCTGTATTTGTTTTGGATGCTCGAAAAGATCAATTCGATCTGTGGTTTGGTCAACTACCACGCGGAGCGAACATTCTCCTCATTAACTGGTCTGGGATGTCTTTTGCGCCCCCAGTAGGGAGTGGGCCTGCTTTTGAACGCTGTGAGCCCCTGGAGACTCTAGAGATCGAGCGATTCGGACAAATTCTGTCTAAATTTGACTTTAGCCTTTGCCGCAACTGGCAAGGCCCTGAATTGACGGAGTAA
- a CDS encoding DUF3047 domain-containing protein, with protein MLKSVFFSLFISIVFALTGCAGLGGGSVQNESGQTFNVDQMPAQEELPKFSAETARDGMPNGWNFYRIAPYKKNTVYRLENYQGKTVLSANSKTSASGLAVKLRPRQVSNLWLQWEWKALDALPEADNAEGVRDDAPLRILVAFDGNKSKLPLKEKMTFEMANLISGQEMPYATLMYIWSGKSPVDTIITNAHTSRIKMIVVDSGWDNLGQWHKHQRDLAADYKRAYGEAPGELIGIALLTDTDNTKSETRALYGDIELVRKNSK; from the coding sequence ATGCTGAAGTCTGTCTTTTTCTCTCTGTTTATCTCGATAGTGTTTGCTCTTACAGGCTGCGCAGGTCTTGGCGGCGGCTCGGTTCAAAACGAATCAGGACAAACATTCAATGTGGATCAAATGCCAGCTCAAGAGGAGCTTCCCAAGTTTTCGGCAGAGACTGCGCGTGATGGTATGCCGAATGGTTGGAATTTCTATCGTATCGCACCTTATAAAAAGAATACGGTTTATCGTTTAGAAAACTATCAAGGTAAAACCGTTCTAAGTGCTAACTCTAAAACCTCTGCCTCTGGTTTGGCTGTGAAGTTGCGCCCACGCCAAGTAAGCAATTTATGGCTTCAGTGGGAATGGAAGGCCTTGGATGCGTTGCCAGAAGCAGATAACGCTGAAGGCGTGCGCGATGATGCTCCTTTGCGTATCTTGGTTGCATTTGATGGGAATAAGTCCAAACTCCCCCTCAAAGAAAAAATGACTTTCGAGATGGCCAATCTCATTAGTGGTCAAGAAATGCCATACGCAACCTTGATGTATATCTGGTCTGGAAAATCTCCAGTCGATACCATCATCACTAATGCACATACCTCGCGCATCAAAATGATCGTTGTCGACTCTGGTTGGGATAATTTAGGCCAATGGCACAAACATCAACGCGATTTGGCTGCAGACTATAAGCGTGCTTATGGAGAGGCCCCAGGTGAATTGATTGGGATTGCTTTACTTACTGATACTGATAACACCAAGTCTGAGACGCGAGCTCTGTATGGGGACATTGAGCTAGTGCGTAAGAATTCAAAATAA